A genomic region of Chitinimonas arctica contains the following coding sequences:
- a CDS encoding MGMT family protein: MNPQHAAFIAIVRTIPPGWVMSYGQVARAAGLPRHARRVGVALKQLPEGEEAPWWRVVSGEGRISARGLDGSDDLQRVLLQHEGVQFSAEGRIDLRRFAWG, from the coding sequence ATGAATCCCCAGCATGCCGCATTTATTGCCATTGTCCGGACGATCCCGCCCGGCTGGGTCATGAGCTACGGACAAGTAGCCCGGGCGGCGGGCTTGCCGCGCCACGCCCGGCGTGTGGGGGTGGCGCTCAAGCAGTTGCCGGAGGGCGAGGAGGCGCCATGGTGGCGGGTGGTCAGCGGCGAAGGGCGGATCAGTGCCCGGGGGCTGGATGGCTCGGACGATCTGCAGCGGGTGTTGTTGCAACACGAGGGCGTGCAGTTTTCCGCCGAGGGGCGCATCGACCTGCGCCGCTTCGCTTGGGGGTAG
- the ilvD gene encoding dihydroxy-acid dehydratase, translating to MPVYRSRTTTHGRNMAGARALWRATGMKDGDFDKPIIAVCNSFTQFVPGHVHLQNLGQLVAREIERSGGVAKEFNTIAVDDGIAMGHGGMLYSLPSRELIADSVEYMVNAHCADALVCISNCDKITPGMLMAALRLNIPVVFVSGGPMEAGKVNWNGETRKLDLVDAMVEAANDQVSDAEVAAVERSACPTCGSCSGMFTANSMNCLTEALGLSLPGNGSLLATHGDRKELFLRAGRLIVELAKRYYEGDDATALPRHIASREAFENAMSLDVAMGGSTNTVLHLLAAASEAGVDFKMADIDRVSRRVPCLAKVAPATQKYHMEDVHRAGGVVAILAELDRAGLLHRDVPTVHSPSLAAALASWDVMQQAPDSAAHTFYRAAPGGVATTIAFSQSMRYPTLDTDRENGCIRSKAHAYSQDGGLAVLYGNIAERGCIVKTAGVDDSILCFTGRARIFESQDAAVEAILADRIVAGDLVLIRYEGPKGGPGMQEMLYPTSYLKSKGLGKACALLTDGRFSGGTSGLSIGHVSPEAAEGGLIGLAEEGDRIEIDIPQRRIHLAVSEEELARRRAAMLARGAQAFKPMNRERLVSPALRAYAAMTTSADTGAVRDVSQIER from the coding sequence ATGCCCGTCTATCGTTCCCGTACCACCACCCACGGCCGCAATATGGCCGGCGCCCGTGCCCTTTGGCGCGCCACCGGCATGAAGGATGGCGACTTCGACAAGCCCATCATCGCCGTCTGCAATTCCTTCACCCAGTTCGTACCGGGCCATGTGCACCTGCAGAATCTGGGACAGCTGGTCGCCCGCGAGATCGAGCGGTCCGGTGGGGTGGCCAAGGAATTCAATACCATCGCCGTCGATGACGGTATCGCCATGGGCCATGGCGGCATGCTGTATTCCTTGCCCAGCCGCGAGCTGATCGCCGATTCGGTCGAATACATGGTGAATGCCCACTGCGCCGATGCGCTGGTGTGCATCTCCAATTGCGACAAGATCACCCCGGGCATGCTGATGGCTGCCTTGCGCCTGAATATCCCGGTGGTGTTCGTATCGGGCGGACCGATGGAGGCGGGCAAGGTCAATTGGAATGGGGAGACGCGCAAACTGGATCTGGTGGATGCCATGGTCGAGGCGGCCAATGACCAGGTCAGCGACGCCGAGGTGGCCGCGGTGGAGCGCAGCGCCTGCCCGACCTGCGGTTCCTGTTCCGGCATGTTCACCGCCAATTCCATGAACTGCCTGACCGAGGCGCTGGGCCTGAGCCTGCCCGGCAATGGCTCGCTGCTGGCCACCCATGGCGACCGCAAGGAATTGTTCCTGAGAGCCGGGCGGCTGATTGTCGAGCTGGCCAAGCGCTATTACGAAGGCGACGACGCGACCGCATTGCCACGCCATATCGCCAGCCGGGAAGCGTTCGAAAACGCCATGAGCCTGGACGTGGCCATGGGGGGGTCCACCAATACCGTGCTGCATCTGCTGGCGGCGGCCAGCGAGGCGGGCGTCGATTTCAAGATGGCCGATATCGACCGGGTCTCGCGTCGCGTGCCCTGCCTGGCCAAGGTTGCGCCGGCTACCCAGAAATACCATATGGAAGATGTACACCGAGCTGGCGGAGTGGTGGCCATCCTGGCCGAGCTGGACCGTGCCGGCCTGCTGCACCGCGACGTGCCGACCGTCCACTCGCCCAGCCTGGCTGCCGCGCTGGCCAGTTGGGACGTGATGCAGCAGGCACCCGACTCGGCGGCGCATACCTTCTACCGTGCCGCACCCGGTGGCGTGGCCACCACGATCGCCTTCTCGCAATCCATGCGCTACCCCACGCTGGATACGGACAGGGAGAACGGCTGCATCCGTTCCAAGGCCCATGCCTATTCGCAGGATGGCGGACTGGCCGTGCTCTACGGCAATATCGCCGAACGGGGCTGCATCGTCAAAACCGCCGGCGTGGATGACTCCATCCTGTGCTTTACCGGGCGGGCGCGGATCTTCGAGAGCCAGGACGCGGCGGTGGAAGCCATCCTGGCCGACCGTATCGTCGCGGGCGATCTGGTGCTGATCCGCTATGAGGGTCCGAAAGGCGGTCCCGGCATGCAGGAGATGCTTTATCCCACCTCGTACCTGAAGTCCAAGGGCTTGGGCAAGGCTTGCGCCTTGCTCACCGACGGACGCTTCTCGGGCGGCACCTCCGGGCTCAGCATCGGGCATGTCTCGCCGGAAGCGGCCGAAGGCGGCTTGATCGGCTTGGCCGAAGAAGGGGATCGCATCGAGATCGATATCCCGCAGCGCCGTATCCACCTGGCGGTGAGCGAGGAGGAATTGGCGCGCCGCAGAGCGGCCATGCTGGCCCGCGGCGCCCAGGCCTTTAAACCAATGAATCGGGAGCGTTTGGTGTCGCCCGCCTTGCGCGCCTACGCGGCCATGACTACCTCGGCCGATACCGGCGCCGTGCGCGACGTTAGCCAGATCGAACGCTGA